The genome window ATAAATGGAACCCGGACTCCCCCTTCTTTGACCGAGGTTTTCCCGAGATCTAGAGGGGTATTGTCGGTGTAGCGCTCATAGGATTTCCCTTCAGTGCCGCCATTATCTGAGGTAAAGATAATGTAGGTGTTTTCGATGAGCTTGTGGCCGGGCCAACGTGGATCGTCGGTCGTTTCAAGATAATTGAAAAATCTGCCGATATTGTAATCGAGTTCTTCTACCATTGCAGCGTAGAAGGGGTTTCTTTGACCTGTCGTGCTTCCTGAGAAGCTCTTTTTATCTGCGGGATCGATCCCCATTTCTTTAGCATATTTTTCAAGCAGTTCCTTAGATCTGGTCTGGATCGGAGCATGCACGAGCCAGGTGGCGTAGTAGAGGAAGAAAGGTTGATCTTTGTTATCTGTTACGAATTTAAGGGCATTTTCAGTCGTTTGATTGAAGGGGAAGCCATTGGAGTCCAGTTTGTAAGGATCGTCTTCTGCTGTTGTGGCAAAGTCCGCTAAGCGGTCTTTCATTTTGGCTTTCGAAATTCTGCTTCCGTAGCTGGTATCGAACCCTAGCTCTGTCGCTTTGGGCTCTGAGTAGGAAATATGCCATTTGCCAACGTGCCCTGTGGCATACCCATTGTCTTTCATGGCTGAGGCAATGGTGTAGTCCCCTACCGGTGTGCGTGCACTATACCACGGAGACATCATGCGTGACTGCGGAGTAAGTGGTAGTGGTGGCGTGCCGCCGTGGATGTGCGTTTTCTGTGCTCGCGCGGGATGCACACCACTGACGATAGCGCAGCGCGATGGTGCGCATGTTGGTGCAGGCGAATATGCTCTCCAGAATAGAACACCTTTTTCCGCAAGCGCATCAATGTTGGGGGTCACATAGGCATTTTTCTCATCGATATCATAACAGTCGACGTCTTGCCAACCGAGATCGTCTGTCACTAA of Lentimonas sp. CC4 contains these proteins:
- a CDS encoding sulfatase-like hydrolase/transferase; translation: MSKKRIITVAAMLLALAGFHLNAETERPEKPNVVVLVTDDLGWQDVDCYDIDEKNAYVTPNIDALAEKGVLFWRAYSPAPTCAPSRCAIVSGVHPARAQKTHIHGGTPPLPLTPQSRMMSPWYSARTPVGDYTIASAMKDNGYATGHVGKWHISYSEPKATELGFDTSYGSRISKAKMKDRLADFATTAEDDPYKLDSNGFPFNQTTENALKFVTDNKDQPFFLYYATWLVHAPIQTRSKELLEKYAKEMGIDPADKKSFSGSTTGQRNPFYAAMVEELDYNIGRFFNYLETTDDPRWPGHKLIENTYIIFTSDNGGTEGKSYERYTDNTPLDLGKTSVKEGGVRVPFIVTGPNIPAGVQSNVVINGLDIYPTTLSMVKAEQPEKQLDGLDLFPLLTTDPQDAQLVKDQEGNTRDSMMWHFPHTALESSIIIGDFKLIKNYDDINNPGKEPFELYQLYETTNGVPQRVDIEEANNLAASMPEKVKSMEFALSKQLTEMHASYPYYNPNSKEKLPFKNKVPSVLSHKQDGDRLTVTFKTNGADVKAAHLIYYNHIKPTGYDEWFRKDMTIDQASSTATVTLPENTKYVFVNLIDQNQFLVSYPELPAHNKMQKKSPYTVYALKITK